In Hallerella succinigenes, the following are encoded in one genomic region:
- a CDS encoding potassium channel family protein, with protein sequence MAKKQFIIIGLGNTGIFLANHLTSLGSEVLAVDNTPDKVQDITPNVAHAVVADTTRKQQLAALPVTKVDAVICCIGADLEASLLTILNLKELGVKHIIAKSSSSQHTSILERFGVSDIFQPERDMAISIAERLTHPNMLDRLPFLDGFSIIEVLCPSKFIGKTLKELSLTSKYGIQIIAIRDPLQPQALIGNLADYPLKENDILFILGPNDILEDFG encoded by the coding sequence ATGGCAAAGAAGCAGTTCATCATCATCGGACTTGGCAACACGGGAATCTTTCTCGCCAACCATCTGACGAGCCTCGGCAGTGAAGTGCTCGCTGTAGACAACACGCCGGACAAAGTGCAGGACATCACCCCGAACGTCGCCCATGCAGTTGTCGCCGACACAACCCGCAAGCAGCAACTCGCAGCGCTTCCGGTGACGAAGGTCGACGCGGTCATCTGCTGCATCGGCGCAGACCTCGAAGCTTCGCTCCTCACCATTTTGAACTTGAAAGAACTCGGCGTCAAGCATATCATCGCCAAGAGTTCCAGTTCCCAGCATACGTCGATCCTCGAACGTTTTGGCGTCTCGGACATTTTCCAGCCGGAACGCGACATGGCGATTTCCATTGCGGAACGCCTGACTCACCCGAACATGCTCGACCGCTTACCATTCCTCGACGGCTTCTCGATCATCGAGGTCCTTTGTCCGAGCAAGTTCATCGGCAAGACTTTGAAGGAACTTTCCTTGACGTCCAAATACGGCATCCAGATTATCGCAATTCGCGATCCGCTACAGCCACAGGCTTTGATCGGAAACCTCGCCGATTACCCACTCAAGGAAAACGATATTCTGTTTATTCTCGGACCGAACGACATACTCGAAGACTTCGGATAA
- a CDS encoding ATP-dependent nuclease has translation MQESLRLKSITIRNLRSIREETFPLSDFTALIGYNNAGKTTILMGIRWLLYRSSLDNSYFDNPDLPVEAEGLFAGITDSILSKLEVSQQEVIKPFLKNGKLRVQRSQRVPGENASDVEFWVLDWNGDNGHGEWIKAPYGFEDIFNVFFPHPIQIWDFEGDKAFTKLLNEIFKPLQRRLGKDFNELIQRFASLLDAHSDSRAQEFELFERGLNQKLRPLFPSVNVRIDIPTPSLASFLSTAKLNVYDEDDGFERDIHSMGAGSKRAIQMALVRYLDEVKRHHHNHYLSRTLLLIDSPELFLHPQAVELVRVALKNLSREGYQVIFATHSAQMVTSEDVSTSLLIRKNKERGTFMRRRMEDAVHAVITDAQAQLQMLFSLSNSNELLFADYVLLTEGKTEWRVLPTLFEKMSGMSFALIRCALVHQGGVSNTRKSMQVLTAMDLPVRAIVDLDYAFNNAQQDGFLEKDDPDIEFCKDLFRELSLQEHIRLVHGIPVSKKSRISASEAYAMMAAMPEARKPLQNIHDKLSKVGIWVWTRGAIEQHLGLEGKNERAWHHFIERVHNEDPHRFLPDYEDIHRLCAWIIEGSHESDV, from the coding sequence ATGCAAGAATCGCTTAGACTCAAATCCATTACCATCCGGAATCTTCGCTCTATTCGAGAGGAGACGTTTCCGCTAAGCGATTTTACAGCCTTGATCGGTTACAACAATGCGGGAAAAACGACCATTTTGATGGGAATCCGCTGGCTTTTGTACCGTTCTTCGCTGGACAATTCCTATTTCGATAATCCCGATTTGCCGGTAGAAGCGGAAGGACTTTTTGCAGGTATCACCGATTCTATTTTGAGCAAGCTCGAAGTCTCCCAGCAAGAAGTCATCAAGCCTTTCCTCAAAAATGGAAAGCTGCGCGTGCAACGTTCCCAGCGTGTGCCGGGAGAAAACGCGTCAGATGTAGAATTCTGGGTTTTGGACTGGAACGGAGACAACGGTCACGGAGAATGGATCAAGGCGCCTTACGGATTTGAAGACATCTTCAACGTGTTTTTTCCGCACCCGATCCAGATTTGGGATTTTGAAGGGGACAAGGCCTTCACCAAACTTTTGAACGAAATCTTTAAGCCGTTGCAGCGCAGACTCGGTAAGGATTTCAACGAGCTGATCCAGCGCTTCGCTTCCCTGCTCGATGCGCATAGCGATTCCCGTGCGCAGGAATTTGAACTTTTTGAACGCGGATTGAATCAAAAGCTCCGTCCGCTGTTCCCCTCGGTGAACGTGCGGATCGACATTCCAACGCCGAGCCTTGCATCGTTTCTTTCGACTGCAAAGCTGAACGTCTATGACGAAGACGACGGCTTTGAACGCGACATCCATTCGATGGGCGCAGGTTCCAAGCGCGCCATTCAGATGGCGCTTGTGCGTTACCTCGACGAAGTCAAACGGCATCATCACAATCATTATTTGAGTCGGACGCTTTTGCTCATCGATTCCCCGGAACTCTTTTTGCATCCGCAAGCCGTGGAACTTGTGCGCGTCGCCCTCAAGAACCTTTCTCGCGAAGGCTACCAGGTAATTTTTGCGACGCATTCCGCGCAAATGGTCACCAGTGAAGATGTGAGCACCTCCCTTCTCATTCGAAAGAACAAGGAACGTGGCACGTTCATGCGCCGCCGAATGGAAGACGCGGTTCACGCGGTGATTACCGATGCACAGGCGCAGCTGCAAATGCTCTTCTCGCTTTCGAATTCAAACGAACTTCTGTTCGCCGACTATGTGCTTTTGACCGAAGGTAAAACGGAATGGCGTGTGCTTCCGACGCTCTTTGAAAAGATGTCCGGAATGTCCTTTGCGCTCATCCGCTGTGCGCTCGTCCACCAGGGCGGCGTGAGCAATACGCGCAAAAGTATGCAGGTCTTAACCGCCATGGATTTGCCCGTGCGCGCAATCGTCGATTTGGATTATGCCTTCAACAATGCGCAGCAAGACGGCTTCTTAGAAAAGGACGATCCCGATATCGAATTCTGCAAGGATCTTTTCCGTGAGCTTTCGCTGCAGGAACACATTCGCCTGGTGCACGGAATTCCGGTCAGCAAAAAGAGCCGTATCTCGGCAAGCGAAGCCTATGCGATGATGGCCGCCATGCCCGAAGCGCGCAAACCTTTGCAAAACATCCACGACAAACTTTCCAAGGTCGGCATCTGGGTCTGGACACGTGGAGCGATCGAACAGCATTTAGGTCTAGAAGGCAAAAACGAACGCGCCTGGCACCACTTTATTGAACGCGTCCACAACGAAGATCCGCACCGTTTCTTGCCGGATTACGAAGACATTCACCGTCTTTGCGCTTGGATCATCGAAGGCTCTCACGAGTCGGACGTCTAA
- the dnaN gene encoding DNA polymerase III subunit beta, with translation MRFQIEKAKFLSALNMVIGAVPNKATIQVLNNFAIRLEGNSLEISATDLDLGIRVMLDVQGESDGAVVVNARKLLDLVKSLIDPKIVNISIEVVDYLVTVRWSERGKASITGFDVSDFPPLPDVADGCVFQLGKSELDFLAGKTLFAVSNDLTRMSLNGAYMETKEGKLIMVATDGHRLGKAYVDIENCTLGKGVIVPPKAIQYALKSVSGESTIEVRISDTYVLFASEGVQIISKLIEGPYPKYEAVIPTNFQRTVQVNRADLFNKITTVISMANARTRMIRLQLDGNQMELSANDPNVGGDSTEALSVIHEGEDVFSIGFNGLYMLDVLKLCQSDDVILKMNGPVAACVIEPVGSDMDCMFLLMPLRLVED, from the coding sequence ATGAGATTTCAAATTGAAAAAGCGAAATTCCTCAGTGCCTTGAACATGGTCATCGGGGCAGTGCCGAACAAGGCTACCATTCAGGTTTTGAACAACTTTGCCATCCGCTTGGAAGGCAATTCCTTAGAAATCAGCGCGACTGACCTCGACTTGGGGATTAGGGTGATGCTCGATGTCCAGGGTGAATCCGACGGTGCCGTAGTGGTCAACGCTCGCAAGCTTTTGGACTTGGTCAAGAGCTTGATCGATCCGAAGATCGTGAACATTTCTATTGAAGTCGTCGATTACCTCGTGACAGTGCGTTGGAGCGAACGCGGCAAGGCTTCCATTACGGGCTTTGACGTGAGCGACTTCCCGCCGCTTCCGGATGTGGCAGACGGCTGCGTGTTCCAGCTCGGCAAGAGCGAACTTGACTTCCTCGCCGGCAAAACGCTTTTTGCGGTTTCGAACGACCTGACCCGTATGAGCCTGAACGGTGCTTATATGGAAACGAAGGAAGGCAAGCTCATTATGGTGGCGACCGATGGTCACCGTCTGGGCAAGGCTTACGTGGACATTGAAAACTGTACCTTGGGAAAGGGAGTCATCGTTCCGCCGAAGGCAATCCAGTACGCGCTCAAGAGCGTTTCGGGTGAATCGACAATCGAAGTTCGCATTTCCGATACCTACGTTCTCTTTGCAAGCGAAGGCGTGCAGATCATTTCCAAGCTGATCGAAGGCCCGTATCCGAAGTACGAAGCGGTGATCCCTACGAATTTCCAGCGCACGGTCCAGGTGAATCGCGCAGATCTCTTCAACAAGATCACGACGGTGATTTCCATGGCTAACGCTCGCACGCGCATGATCCGCTTGCAGCTCGACGGCAACCAGATGGAACTTTCCGCAAACGACCCGAACGTGGGTGGCGATTCGACGGAAGCTCTTTCGGTGATTCACGAAGGCGAAGACGTGTTCAGCATCGGTTTCAACGGACTTTACATGTTGGATGTCTTGAAGCTTTGTCAAAGCGATGACGTGATCCTCAAGATGAACGGTCCTGTGGCCGCTTGCGTGATAGAACCGGTCGGTTCCGACATGGACTGCATGTTCTTGCTCATGCCGCTTCGTTTGGTCGAAGATTAA
- a CDS encoding M23 family metallopeptidase, with protein MKKLNLQLFYEKTGKSKSSQVSLWKPILWTIGAVIAICGFIFFSPLEIYNKLSDGTLLDLRAQNREIKQNVKALKADNDSAELYLNRTKAHQDSIYKIGGIKNVVPSESADSIHKAERTEALFETYTTYSIFRDSLLANPKLAEAVPVLHPIKKHSVITNHFGMIQDHFTDQQLPHRGVDFFAEEGDTVIATGAGKVIEARTHQGFGQTVKIQHSDHIRTFYAHLEKALVKKGQTVKRGDPIALAGRSGRTAGTVLHYEIRIDGESVNPEDYFIIP; from the coding sequence TTGAAAAAACTGAATCTTCAGCTCTTTTACGAAAAAACCGGAAAATCAAAATCTTCCCAGGTTTCTTTGTGGAAGCCAATCCTTTGGACCATCGGCGCAGTCATCGCGATTTGCGGGTTTATCTTCTTTTCGCCTCTCGAAATTTACAACAAATTAAGCGACGGCACATTGCTGGATCTACGGGCGCAAAACCGCGAAATCAAGCAGAACGTGAAAGCCCTCAAAGCGGACAACGACAGCGCAGAACTTTACTTGAACCGAACCAAGGCGCACCAGGATAGCATTTACAAGATCGGCGGCATCAAAAACGTCGTCCCTTCGGAAAGCGCGGACTCGATTCACAAGGCAGAACGCACCGAAGCTCTCTTTGAAACATACACGACCTATTCCATCTTCCGCGATTCGCTTCTTGCAAATCCGAAACTTGCCGAAGCCGTCCCCGTTCTGCATCCGATTAAAAAACATTCCGTGATTACGAATCACTTTGGCATGATCCAGGATCATTTTACAGACCAGCAGCTTCCTCACCGCGGCGTGGACTTTTTTGCCGAGGAAGGGGATACGGTCATCGCCACCGGAGCGGGAAAAGTCATCGAAGCTCGCACGCACCAAGGCTTTGGGCAAACGGTCAAGATTCAGCACTCCGATCACATTCGCACTTTCTATGCGCATCTTGAAAAGGCTTTAGTCAAGAAAGGGCAAACGGTCAAGCGTGGCGATCCAATCGCTCTCGCAGGACGTTCCGGACGTACCGCAGGCACCGTTTTGCATTATGAAATTCGTATCGATGGGGAATCGGTCAATCCGGAAGATTACTTCATCATTCCCTGA
- a CDS encoding haloacid dehalogenase-like hydrolase, which yields MDNSRPFEQNIIAMVWDFDKTLISGYMQDPLFKRYAIDAKQFWKEVNALPAYYAKFGIQINRDTSYLNHILTYVKAGKLKGLSNKILRECGKELGFYPGLPEFFPKVKKLIEENPVYQNAGIRLEHYVVSTGFAETIRGSIIAPYLDGIFGCEFIEAPAQPGYLDNSFDPQEGEISQVAIALDNTSKTRYLFEINKGSNKFPDTIDVNSQIDKNNRRIPFENMIYIADGPSDVPAFSILNQHGGATYAIYPAKDRIAMRQVDSLRRDHRIQMYGEADYREDSMTWMWLSEQVSHIADNLVQKQREIIRQSASRPPEHLNS from the coding sequence ATGGACAACTCAAGACCTTTTGAACAAAACATCATTGCCATGGTCTGGGATTTTGACAAGACGCTCATTTCGGGCTACATGCAAGATCCTCTTTTTAAGCGCTACGCGATCGACGCCAAACAGTTTTGGAAAGAGGTCAACGCCCTTCCCGCCTACTATGCAAAGTTCGGCATTCAAATCAACCGGGACACCTCTTATCTGAATCACATTCTGACCTATGTGAAGGCCGGAAAACTAAAGGGACTTTCGAACAAGATCTTACGCGAATGCGGAAAGGAACTCGGATTTTACCCGGGCCTTCCAGAATTTTTCCCGAAAGTTAAAAAGCTCATCGAAGAAAATCCCGTGTACCAGAATGCGGGCATTCGCTTAGAGCATTACGTGGTGAGCACCGGTTTTGCAGAAACGATCCGCGGCAGCATCATTGCCCCGTATCTCGACGGAATCTTTGGTTGTGAATTCATCGAAGCGCCTGCTCAGCCCGGCTATTTAGACAATAGCTTTGACCCGCAAGAAGGTGAAATTTCACAGGTGGCAATCGCCCTCGACAACACTTCGAAAACGCGTTACCTGTTTGAAATCAACAAAGGTTCAAATAAGTTCCCCGACACGATCGATGTGAATTCGCAGATCGACAAGAACAATCGTCGCATTCCATTCGAAAACATGATCTACATTGCAGACGGTCCTTCCGACGTTCCCGCGTTCAGCATTTTGAATCAGCACGGCGGCGCAACCTATGCGATTTACCCCGCAAAAGACCGCATCGCCATGCGACAGGTCGATTCCCTGCGCCGCGACCATCGCATTCAGATGTACGGCGAAGCGGACTACCGCGAAGATTCCATGACGTGGATGTGGCTTTCGGAGCAGGTTTCTCATATAGCGGACAACCTTGTGCAAAAGCAGCGGGAAATCATCCGCCAAAGCGCCTCAAGACCGCCGGAGCA